From a region of the Odocoileus virginianus isolate 20LAN1187 ecotype Illinois chromosome 1, Ovbor_1.2, whole genome shotgun sequence genome:
- the EVX1 gene encoding homeobox even-skipped homolog protein 1, with the protein MESRKDMVMFLDGGQLGTLVGKRVSNLSEAVGSPLPEPPEKMVPRGCLSPRAGPPAARERGGGGLEEEPVDGLAGSAAGPGAESRAGGAAVLGPGPPAASADSLSGQGQPSSSDTESDFYEEIEVSCTPDCATGNAEYQHSKGPGSEALASSPNGSSETPKSNGSGGSQGTLACSASDQMRRYRTAFTREQIARLEKEFYRENYVSRPRRCELAAALNLPETTIKVWFQNRRMKDKRQRLAMTWPHPADPAFYTYMMSHAAAAGGLPYPFPSHLPLPYYSPVGLGAASAASAAASPFSGPLRPLDTFRVLSQPYPRPELLCAFRHPPLYPGPAHGLGTAAGGPCSCLACHGGPANGLAPRAAAAAASDFTCASTSRSDSFLTFAPSVLSKASSVALDQREEVPLTR; encoded by the exons ATGGAGAGCCGAAAGGACATGGTTATGTTTCTGGATGGGGGTCAGCTTGGCACTCTGGTTGGCAAGAGGGTCTCCAATTTGTCCGAAGCCGTGGGCAGCCCGCTGCCCGAGCCGCCCGAGAAGATGGTGCCCCGTGGTTGCCTGAGCCCGCGGGCCGGTCCTCCGGCCGCCCGGGAGCGCGGCGGGGgaggcctggaggaggagccGGTCGACGGATTAGCAGGCAGCGCTGCGGGGCCGGGCGCCGAGTCGCGGGCAGGCGGGGCCGCGGTGCTCGGCCCCGGACCTCCGGCTGCCTCCGCCGACAGTCTCTCTGGCCAGGGGCAACCCAGCAGCTCAGACACCGAGTCGGATTTCTATGAAGAAATCGAGGTGAGCTGCACCCCGGACTGCGCCACGGGGAACGCCGAATACCAGCACAGCAAAG GGCCTGGCTCCGAGGCACTGGCCAGCAGTCCCAATGGCAGCAGCGAGACCCCCAAAAGCAATGGCAGCGGTGGCTCCCAGGGCACCCTGGCCTGCAGTGCTAGTGACCAGATGCGACGGTACCGTACTGCCTTCACCCGGGAGCAGATTGCACGACTGGAGAAGGAGTTCTACAGGGAGAACTATGTATCCAGGCCTCGGAGATGTGAGCTGGCGGCTGCCCTAAACCTGCCGGAAACCACCATCAAG GTGTGGTTCCAGAACAGGCGCATGAAGGACAAGCGGCAGCGGCTAGCCATGACGTGGCCGCACCCGGCCGACCCCGCCTTCTACACGTACATGATGAGCCACGCGGCGGCCGCGGGCGGCCTGCCCTACCCCTTCCCGTCGCACCTGCCTCTGCCCTACTACTCGCCGGTGGGTCTGGGCGCCGCGTCCGCCGCGTCCGCCGCCGCCTCGCCTTTCAGCGGCCCGCTGCGCCCGCTGGACACCTTCCGCGTGCTCTCGCAGCCCTACCCGCGGCCCGAACTGCTGTGCGCCTTCCGCCACCCGCCGCTCTACCCGGGCCCGGCGCACGGACTGGGCACCGCGGCCGGCGGCCCCTGCTCCTGCCTCGCCTGCCACGGCGGCCCGGCCAACGGGCTGgcgccccgcgccgccgccgccgccgcctcggaCTTCACCTGTGCCTCCACCTCCCGCTCGGACTCCTTCCTCACCTTCGCGCCGTCGGTGCTCAGCAAGGCCTCCTCCGTGGCGCTGGACCAGAGGGAGGAGGTGCCCCTCACCAGATAA